Part of the Sorghum bicolor cultivar BTx623 chromosome 1, Sorghum_bicolor_NCBIv3, whole genome shotgun sequence genome, TgaatttattaagtctaatcaatccatcattagcacatgcgggttactgtagcaactatgactaattatagactaattaggcttaaaagattcgtctcgcaatttagaaccaaactgtgcagttattttttcatctatatttaatgcttcatgcatgtgtccaaagattcgatgagatgagTGACAAGTTTTTGGGTGGAAAACTAATTAAACAGGGCCTAATTATAAAAGCTTAGATATCAATATCCTTGATATTAGCGCCCCTACCCCATCGTAGACATCAATTCAAGTTCTGGCACTAACTTGATATGATGAAAGTTATGAATGATTATTCATGTCATTATAGTACTTAAGGGTGTAATCTATGAGCTAAGATTCTTATTTTCAGAAAATACAAAAGGAGAGTTCATAATTGATATTGTAAACCCAAAAGTTTCAACTCTAATtgagataattttttttataaaaaattcaGATTCATTGTCATATAAGATTGCAATATGAGTCACTATAACTTAAGTTAAGGTTTCGATTAAATGAATATTAAAAATACATAGAGGTGACATGCaagcaaaggaaaaaaaaaactatgcaTATGGATGAATATGTGTTGTGGGCTTGTGGCCTTGTGGGTAATAATTCTTACCCACCAACAGGTACCATATACTTCGCATAGATGTAGCCTGTTCAAAGCTACACGTCTTTATCAATCATGAATCTTTCAGCTTCTTATTTGTGGCCCCCGACTCCCAAGAGGGTGCAACAGCAACACGGGGGATTTTTTTTTTAGTCAAATCAAAGGTGTGAGTGCAGACGTGCAGTGGAGGGAACTGGAGATGGGAGATGAGAGCAACGAGCGGGAGGGGACGCTGCTCCAGCGGTGCTCGCCACACCTCTGCTCCGTCACGGCATGGCGGGCGCACGCCGGGATGGTCCTCGTCCAGCTCGCCTTCAGCGGCTACCACGTCCTCACCAAGGCCGTCCTGAACGCCGGCATGAACCAGGTCGTCTTCTGCGTCTACCGCGACCTCGCCGCGCTCGCCATCCTCGCCCCCGTCGCCTTCCTCCGCGAGAGGTACCCTACGGTGCGGTGTGCACAccacgcccgccgccgccgccgccgtctcatCGCCTGTGCTGCTGCTGGTCTCGATCGCTTCAGTTCATTTCCTCCCGTCGTTGTTGCAGAAGGTTGAGGCCTCCGGTGACCCCTCAGCTCGTCGCATGCTTCGCTCTTCTTGGCTTCACTGGGTACGAATTGAATTCCGATCCTTAGCCTCTACATACAACAAGCGCCGACGACACTGATCTTCTTCTGATGCAGGCTCTTCGTGAACCCGCTCCTCTTCCTCGTCGGCCTCCGCTACACCAACGCTTCCTACGCCGCGGCGTTCGAGCCCTCGGTGCCAGTCTTCGCGTTTCTCTTGGCTGTGATTGCCGGGTAATCGTCAGAGATCGATGCACATGCATGCGCATGCAGCTCCTCCAATAGTTTCACTGTCAGTTCAGTTTCATCAGGAGACGTGACCAAATTGAGTGTTCATTCGGAAAGCAAAAGCAGGTAATAAGCTACATTATATTCTGAATAAGACTCTAAATTAAAACTCTTTTCAGCGTTGAAGCGATCAACATCTTCAGCAAGGACGGCATCCTCAAAGTCATCGGCACAGTCGTGTGCGTCTCTGGTGCCCTTCTGATGGCTCTGTACAGAGGCCCGTCCCTGATTGGTCTCCTGGGAGGCGCCACTGCATCACCAGCAAGTGAAAATGTCACCACCATTATTCCTGCTGCTAAATGGCTGACATCTACCGAGCTCGAGGGTGGTGTAGAAACATGGTTTCTTGGTGCCCTGTGCCTTATAGGACACTGTTTCTTGGTGGGTGCTTATCTAGTCATGCAGGTAATGGAAAGTTTGGAGCGCTTATATATCTATGCTTGATTATTGATCCTTTGTGGTTTTAGTATTTATTGACCGTACCAGATCACCTTTAATTTTCCTTAATTATTAGTTCTTACCcaatgtttgtgctcatgattGATGCAAATTAGCACCCTTTTCTGCCGTGACGATTATTACAGGTTTCTGTGATTAAAAGGTATCCTGCAAGCTTATCCTTGACTGCTTATTCCTATTTTTTTGCTACTGTCTTTATGGTGTTCACTGGAGTAGTTGCAACCAATGGGCTCCATGAGTGGGCACTGACAAACACTGAGATCATAGCTGTTCTATACGCTGTGAGTATGTCTAGAAGCCTTTATGCTTAGACCACATCATTTGCATAGCACTGCTGCTAAAGATTTAGGAAATTCCTTGTTAATTATTCTAACCAATTAAAATTCTTACTTGTGTACCTTCAGGGAATTGTTGCATCTTGTATGAGCTATGCACTCATGACATGGGCAAACAAAATTCTTGGACCTTCGCTGGTTGCCCTCTATAATCCACTCCAACCAGCTTTTTCTACCGTCCTCTCTACTATTTTTCTTGGTGCCCCAGTTTATGCCGGAAGGTTTGATTCTACACACTGTCCAATAAGTATGCCAAATGTGATATTTGAACATTATTACTCTCTCTGTCTTAAAATATAAGGTATTGAAGTGTTCAAATTTTATCCTAAATTGTAAGGTATATGTGTGAATTAACTTCCTAATAAAGGAACCAATCACATGTGTGTATCAGTCATAATTGTGTACCACCAggtttaaaaaaatagtaaacaCATGATCTCCCCGTGTTTAAGAGAGGGTTAAATGCACCATTTGCTCTGCACCATAATCTATCATAGAATTCCCGCTCGTTATATTTGAGGACAAAGTGAGTATTAGATTATTCGTCAAATCTTGGACCTTTTGAATTAGTAGCTCTTGAGTATTTGTTCTTATTACTTGTTGACTTATACTCTTGCAAGCCAAAAAAAAACCTACATTGACGTACTCGATCAAATATGAAACTGGTGAACTTTTTacagatatatatatagctattGATATTCTTTGATTATCTCATTATAAACTTAACGAAGTTAGGTAATTCATCATAGAGAAAACAACTTATGTAGCAAAGTAGTATTATATTGATCCTAACCTTTTCTGTACACTTGTATTCAACTGCTTTCAGCATTATTGGGGGAGTCTTCATAATTGCTGGCTTATATCTAGTTACATGGGCTCGCTACAATGAAGTGCAGCGAACAACGACAGATGATTATTTGGACCCTCTTCTTGTGGGTCATCCAAGAATCACTAAGACACAAGAAAGTTCTTTCATGGATCCTTAAATATTAGGGGGATCAAATAGTTGTCTCATTTGTTTTCTCCAAGATATCACTTGGAAGCAACATGTATAGATTCTTTTATATATACAAGATTGATTCTTCTAAACTATGCCGGTCAAACCATTGACAATTTGGCTTTGGGAGATTAATTTGTGCAGTTCCTCATAGAAAATATGTGCATCACTGTTTGGGCTTGGAACATAAATCGATAACGTGATAGCAATTGTATCATCCTATAAATTTAAGTGTTTTGTTTGTGCGTAAAAAAATCTCAAATTTCCAAAACCCTTTCTTGATGCTTTGAATCAAATAGATTTAAGGTCAAATTAAGTCAAGACCTCAACCTCTCTCTTGaattcttaaattattttttaaataacATGTGTGTTGCATATAAATGTGTGGTTGTATGAAGTGATTTGGATTTACATCATCTTAATTGAATTCTTTGTGGGGTTTAATCTAAACCAAGATTCAAATTCAACTTATAAAAATCTATTTGAATAAATGGTTAAACTTCTTTCCGGCCCATGATCTATCTCATGCCTAAACAAGCCATATCTAGTTTTTGAGCTTTTGGTTGTTAGCTCTTTCTATTATCTTTTATAATTCATATTTAGCTTCTTAGCACACCAAAAGTTAGAAAAGCTCTTCAAAACATATATTTCAATTTCTAAAAGCCATCTTTCCAAATTTTGGAAAGCCAGCTAGTAAAAGCGCCGAAAGCTTCTGGTTTCTAGTCGGTAAAAACCACTCAAAAGCTGAAACAAACAAGCCCTTAGCCCACAATAACCCCATATCCACTTAACATAGTTACCCAATCCTCCAAACCCCTAACCCTAGCCTGGTAAAGAAATGGTCCTCCCAAAAGTGTAACATGCAAGTAGTTAGAAATAAGAGGATATAGGACTGATTTGGGAATTTGGGTCTATTGTTGCACACTAATTTTATATCCTTTCTTTCTAATTTACAGGAGCAGAGATTTGGTGAAAAAATACCCTCAAACAATCTCTTGAATCtccaaatatatcaaatataaacatCCCTTATTTTGGATTTCTcactagcaaattttatttaaataactctccaaatgatgatttagTGAGTCAATTTTAGAAAGATTTTTGAAGATGTTTAACTCTATATAAACATGGTAATGTAAAATCTGCCCTAAAGACACATGCCCTCACAACGTGGACCACAAGATTTGTTCTGAAATTTGTGCGCGGTAGAAGAGAGATAATTTTCTATTATCTCTCTCCTGCTGTACATGAATTTCGAAGCGAATCCTGTGGTTCACAACACGAGGGTATATGCCCTTGAAAGCGAAGAAACTGTGTTCATATAAACACTACCTGGGTCTTGAGAGTCGAGGGAGTCACAAAGACAAAAGCTATCGAATAGAGGGGAAACAAAAACAATAACAGAGTGGGAGGAGGGCGGCAAGCAGGATTTCCGGTTTGGGACTCCGTTGCGTGTGGCCAGATGTTGCTATCTTTGGCTGGGAGTGGGAGCACTGGCGTGACGTCCACCACTGTACCTGTTGCGTGTCAGGTCCCAACTCCCGAAAGCCACGGGAAGTCCGCAAGGGCGACATTTCCCATTCAAGCAAACAAAGCAACGTCCTCCGAGTAGCAGTAGTACGTGGGAGGAGTGGAGACGAGAGTGGAGGGCGATGGGCGGAGACCggagagcggcggcggcgctccagcGACACTGGTGCCCGTCATGGAGCGTGAGCGAGCGGTGGCGGGCGCACGCCGGGATGGTCCTCGTCATGCTCGCCTACAGCGGCTACCACGTCCTCACCAAGTCCGTCCTCAACGTCGGCATGAACCAGGTCGTCTTCTGCGTCTACCGCGACCTCCTCGCCTTCGCTGTCCTCGCCCCCGTCGCCTTCCTCCGCGAGAGGTGCGCTGCCCCCTGCCCCTGCCCTTCAGTTAATTTCCTTTCCTTGTTGGATATGGATCTTGctgcaagcaagcaagcaagggGGGAAAAAATCACATCTTCTCCTGCCATTTGGATTTGGTCCTTATccgttgttgcagaagggtgaGGCCTCCGGTGACACCTCAGCTCCTCGCATCCTTCGCTCTTCTTGGCTTCACTGGGTACTGATAATCCCTCTGCTGATGGAACATCTATAGAGAAGAGTTCTCTACAGAGTCTTCCAATGGTGACACTGATCCTCTGTCCTTGATTCAATTTATActgcatttttatttgtataatATGCAGGCTGTATGGGAACCCGCTCCTGTTCCTCGTCGGTCTCCGGTACACGAACGCTTCCTACGCCGCGGCTTTCCAGCCCTCCATACCAGTACTCACATTTCTCTTGGCTGCCATTGTCGGGTGACTGTCACATATACACCCTACACTATCATCAGAAATTCAGGATGTCTTTATCTCACTCAGTTGTCACCCCTGGACCCACTCTTCAGTGAGACAGTCCTGAATCGGCATCTATTTGCGTGTTAATTAATACTGAATAAGACTAACTTTTACAGTGTTGAAGCCATTAACATCTTCACCAAAGACGGCGTCCTCAAAGTCATCGGCACGGTCGTATGCGTCTCCGGCGCCATTCTGATGGCTCTGTACCGAGGTTCATCCTTGATTGGCCTTACTAGAAGCATGCCCAACGCATGGGCGAGCACTTCCTATCCTGCTGCCCCCAACTGGTTGGCATCAGCCGTGCTCGAGCACGGTGTAGAAACATGGCAGCTTGGTGTCCTGTGCCTTGTAGGAAACTGCCTCTTGGTGGCTGTTTATCTAGTCATACAGGTAACACAACTTTTAGAGCTTGCAATTAATCCTGAATTCCTTtccttttgtgtgtgtgtgtgtgttcttgccGGCAACAAGATAGGACTTCACTGTTTATGTtcatcatttttttttgaaagaaaactGGAGGGGCTTGCGCCCCTACAGTAGTTGATGCAGATTAAGTGTCCTTTTCTCTGCCCTGACTGTTACAGGCTCCAGTGATGAAAAAATATCCTGCAAGCTTATCCGTGACAGCTTATTCCTATTTTTTTGCTACAATCTTTATGGTGCTAACTGGAGTATCTGCAACTAATGGACTACACGAGTGGGCGCTGACGAAAACTGAGGTCATAGCTGTTCTGTATGCTGTGAGTGCCCTTTATGCTTAGACTACATCACTTTTTTATTGGATAACTCTTAGACTACATCACTTGGATGCATAACATATAACAATGATGCTAAGATTTTTCCTCTCCATGGTTCATTGTCTAACAAAAATTCTTACTTGCACCGTCAGGGAATTGTTGCGTCTTGTTTGAGCTACTCAATCATGACATGGGCAAACAAAATTCTTGGACCTTCTCTAGTTGCCCTCTACAATCCGCTCCAACCAGCCTTTTCCACTGTCCTCTCAACTATTTTTCTTGGTGACCCAGTTTACATCGGAAGGTTTGGTTTCACATAATGCCCAATAATTATGCCAATATGATGTTTCAACATtgttagggggtgtttagttcccattttttcccaaaaaaatttgagtTTTGGTccattattttgcaaaatggaactaaacaccatgcaaagtttttggcaaaaaggtagttattctccattttggattttggcctcaagagacaaaaaaaaaaaacccaaaatgagCCTCAAGAGGCTTCATGAGTATAATAAATTCTtcattttggatggaactaaacatgaccctAAAAATTTTGGCAGTTTGTATTTCATCActccaaagtagttggcattttgcattttggattctatggggaactaaacactccTTATTGGATTATTCCTCAAATCTTGGACCTTTTGAACTGGTACCTCTGGTGTTGTATTTTTATTAGTTGTTGCATGATACTCTTTCAAGCCAAATAACAACATTTGCGGTGCTTTGCAGAACGTGAAAGTGATCACACATAGTCCTTTTTTGAAACCTCGGCCTAGGCTGCGGTTGGTCGCGCTCCTTGCGCATGTAACTGTTGTTGTGCTGATTTCTTCTTATGATAATCCAAAGCTGGGTTACCGGATCTTTCGGAAAAAAAAACCTCAATGAATTTATGTAATTGATAAAAAGCAAACTAGCATTGATTCTTTTTGAAACGAAGCAGCATTGATCCTGACCCTGTGTACACTTGTATTCAAATCCTTTCATTTCAGCATTATTGGGGGAGTTTCCATAATTGTTGGTCTATATCTGGTTATCTGGGCTCGCTACAATGAAGAGCAACGAGCACCTATGGATGGTTATTTGGACCCTCTTATTGTGGATAATCCAAGAATCCCCAAGACAGAAGAAATCTCCTTCATATAGATCCTTAAATGATCAGCGAATTAAATGGTTGTCTCCAATATGTTAGAAGTAGCATGCATAGATCGCTTTATTTTGTCTTCTGTAATCATAATCTTAACTAAGGTTGTCTGCCTTGTGCAGGGTTGTGCTCGGTGACCTCGAACTACCGTCGACACTACCCTTGTAACAAAACTACTCTTTCTGCTTAATGAAAAACATGCTTTGGCATGATGTCTTATGTTTGTTAAACTTTACATATATATTCTAACAAAGAAGTGGTCAAAAATTCACATTGGAGAATTTGTCATGTCCGTCAAGTACTTAACTTTTAGCTGAAAGTATATATACAGGGTGCTTGGATTCACCTACCTGAAGAGTCCAGGGTCACCTATAATTTGTTCTACCtcttaataaaataaaatacatgCCTAGTCACGATCGTGAAAATAAAAGTCCAAGGACATTTCCGAGCTTTAGTTACCTCCTAAACAAGCATCTTGTTTCACTTCTATACCAACAGATGATTTAAAGCAAAGAGGCACTATTAAATGGGTGAAATTTGATGAGGGTAACACAAGTTTTTCGTTCcttttgcaaaaataaaaagttttttcGTTCCAATGCTACTATTAAACACGCGAAAACGCTATAACTTCCTTGCAAAGCAACATTTTTTAAATGATTGTAGGGAGTTTGGACCCCTAATGGTTAATACTccgtccatcccaaattataagacatttgacttttttgtcccaaagtttgaccactcgtcttattcgaaAAATTTGTATAagaatagtcaaatttaagtcattcttgaagaatttaattaataaaccaagccatgACAAAAGAAGTAATATTTTGcacaaaattttgaataagataAGTGGTTAAATTTGGTGTCAGAAAAgttaaatgtcttataatttgaaatagatTGAGTATATATTAGATAAAAGTGTTTACAAAAAGGTAGAAAAGCAAGATTAAGCAACAATGTGTAACTATTTTTGTTTGAATTTATCAGCCTGAATCATCAGTCATTGCACAGTGTTTTCTCTTGCAACAAATTAACAAATGCTATCAGCATAAGCCAAATTTCGACGAAGCTCGTATAGGATGAAGGAAGTGGTTGAGGTCTAACGGCTTATACGGGATTAGCTGCGTGACGATAGACAGATGAGCAAACCACTTTGGTTTTAATATTATGGATAGAGTTGGCTATATGATTTGTTGCTCAGTCATATTTCCTTGATCCCAACAACCGCAGAGAGTAGATAGTTCGTGCGTGTTGAACCGAGCACGAGAGAGTCACATACTACGCCCGGTGCGAACACCAACGAGAagacagcacagcacagcacgcAGCAATGTCCATCGGTTGCCTCGCCGCAGTCGTCCTCCTCCTGTCGCTGCTTCACCTTCAGATTGCACCTGCCGACGCCGGGGACGATGCTGCGGCGCTGCTCGGCTTCAAGCACGCGTCAGTAGCCGTTGACCAGCGCGGAGTGCTGGTGGGCTGGGTCAACGACACCTCTAGCAGCTCGCCGTGCACATGGACGGGCATCTCTTGTGCCGATGGGCTAAGGTTTGAGGAGTGGCAGGATAGAGGAAAAGGCTTTCTGTTGCCTAAAGTATGGGTGAGGGTGACAGGTATTGAAGAACCGCTGCGCGAATTCCCAATTCTGTGGGCAGTGGGAACCCTTTTAGGATCGACGCAGTCTGTAGATATGGAGACTACAAGAAAAAGTGATTTTGGTCGAGTTTTGGTAGCAATGCTGGATCCTAAGCTGATCCCCAGAACACTTGACGTAGTGATTGGCGATCACTACTTTGATTTGGTTTTCGAAGTAGAGAGGAAGGGTTTTGAtgagaatggagatgacgtggaGATTGATTGGGATGGCGGAGAAGGGGAAGGAGATGGGGAAGGAAAGGGAGAGGGGAAGGAACCAGAGGCAGACAGTGAGACAAATCCAGCGGATGGCCGAACAGAGGAAAGGGAGAACAAACGTCTCAAAGGAGGTGGGGAGAAATTGAGGGATGGGCCACGATCTGGGCAGGGACCAGCTGATCGTGGTCAAGGACTCAACGAGTTTCAAGATGTTCTTCATCGGAAGGCAGACTTGATTCTTGACAAAGTAGTGGAAGAAGTGTTGGAAGAAGCAGCGTCTAAGGTGCTGAGAGAGGAAGAAGTGCCGGTGGAGGTGACTGATGGAGATGTAGTCGGGCTCCATGAAAAGAATAGTGGGGAAGTTGAGATGGCTATGGAGGTCACTCCGGTAGTGATGCAGCGGGGGCTGACCTCAATGCATGGTACGGTGTTTAACAAGGGGCTGGGAGGAGATTCAGAGCAGGGAGCTGATCTTGGGGAGAGGGAAAGTAGCAGGCTGTCGACCAAGGAAGGGCTTGCTGAATCAAAACTCACGGATGCTGCGCTGATCCCAGAGGTTTTGAGGTCACCATCCAGGGCAAGTCCGAGACTTGCCGAGATGGGGGCTGAGCACACCTTGTTGAAGGCGGAGCGCAGGATGCTGTCCAGGAATCTGGAATCTTTGGAAGGTAATCCATCTACTGATCTTTATAGTAATCCTCTTTTGGCACAAGCTGTAGATAATTTACGGGCTTTGGGTTTAGGAGAAAATTTTAATAGTGTTAGCTCTTTTGAGGCGAATGTTCAAAGTCTATTGGCTAGGGATTTAGCAAGTGACAGACCTGTTACTGAGGGTGGAATGGGGGATGTTGAGTTTTCTGATATTGAATCAGTTGACTCGAGAGGAAAGCATTAGAGTACGTGTGTGAGGATTTAATGGAGGAAGTGTTTGACGAGGATAGCTATCACCTAAATggtgattctaaaattgtccaaAGGAAGCGGGGCGCTAAGTCGCCAAGGAAACGAGCTTCGAGAAAATTGAAGGTTAAGATAAACAAAGTAGTTGCATCATGAAAGGAATTTTCTGGAATAGCAGAGGTCTTCGTGACTTGGCTAAATCTAAATTCCTAAATAATACGTCTCGAGAGCAGAAGCTAGACTTCATTGCTCTCCTAGAGACGGGTAAAAAGAATTACTCtcaagcaaagttggataggaTTTGTGGGGGGAAAAATTTCGTTTGGCACTGGACTGATCCTCATGGTAGGTCAGGAGGTATGTTGTTAGGGGTGAATTTAGATACCTGCGACGTAGGAAGCATAGAGGCGGGTGATTTCTTTATCAAGTTCCATCTCAGAAATAGATGTGATGGTTTTCATTGGTGTTTAGTGGCGGTATATGGAGCAGCTCAACCAGAATTTAAAGAGAAGAAGTTCCTGACGGAGCTTGTTCAGGCCTGCAGGAAAGAATCTCTGCCTTTGTTGATAGGTGGGGATTTTAACATCATTAGGAACCCCAGTGAGAAAAATAATGATAAGTTTGATAGTCGATGGCCCTTTTTattcaatgccattatagatgGTTTGGACCTAAGGGAGATTGAGATGTCTGGGAGAAAATTTACTTGGGCCAACTCTAAGAGTGTACCAACTTATGAGAGGCTGGATAGGGTGCTTGTTAGTACAGAATGGGAGCAAAAGTTCCCTTTAGTTACAGTGGATGCTTTGAATAGAGAAATTTCAGATCACACTCCTTTGCTGTTGAGCACGGGAGATAGGGTACAGGTGGCTGGGCAGCATGAGTTCAAATTTGAACTCAGCTGGTTGCTGCTTGAGGGCTTCTTTGAGACAGTAGCTAAGACTTGGAAAAGTGTAATCTGTGGGTATTCTCCTATGAAGAATTGGCAGAATAAGATTAGAAGGCTAAGACAATTTTTGAGAGGCTGGGCCAAAAATGTGGAAGGGAATGCTaggagagaaaagaagaaattATTTAGGCTAGCTGGAGAACTCGACTTAAAAGCTGAAACACAGCTCCTGAATCAACAGGAATTAGACCTGAAACAAAGTCTGAATACAAGAATTGCGCAGCTGCATAGGGAAGAAGAGATCAAATGGTTCCAGAGGGCTAAGACCAAAAATCTGCTAGAAGGAGATAACAATACAAAGTATTTCCATATGGTGGCGAATGGAAAGAGACGAAAAACTAGGATATTCCAGCTTGAACAAGAGGGGAAAGTGATTGAGGGTTAGAAAAACTTAAAAGGCTTTATAACAAAATACTATAAAGAGTTGTTTGGGTTATCACAGAGAAATGAGCTCTCGCTTGATGAATCACAAATTGAAGATATCCCTCAGATCAATGAAGATGAAAATAAAATGCTAATAGACGAGTTTACTGAAAGAGAAGTGAGAGAGGCAATCTTCCAAATGAAACATAACAAGGCGCCGGGGCCTGATGGCTTTCCGGTGGAGTTCTATCAAGTTTTCTGGTCTCTCATCAAAGATGACCTCATGGCCATGTTTCGggagttccatttggataaCTTGCCTCTCTTTAATCTGAATTTTGGAACAATTTGCCTAATCCCAAAACAAAAGGAAGTCAAGCAGGTCCAGCAATATAGACCTATTTGCATGCTGAATGTGAGTTTCAAAATATTTACTAAGGTTTTGGCTAATAGGTTAACTGCGGTTGCCGACAGAATTGTCAGACAATCACAAACGGCCTTCATGCCAGGGAGGAACATTTTGGAGGGTGCAATAGTCTTACATGAAACAATTCACGAGttgcacaaaaggaagaaagctGGGGTAATCCTCAAACTGGATTTCGAAAAGGCATATGACAAAGTTAGCTGGTCCTTTGTGCAACAAACGCTTAGGATGAAAGGCTTCTCGCCGACTTGGTGCAAATGGATTGAGGAGGTTGTTAGTCGAGGAAGTGTGGGGATTAAGGTAAATGAGGAGACCGGCTGTAATTTTCAGACTAGGAAAGGACTTAGACAGGGAGATCCTCTCTCTCCTATTCTTTTCAACTTGGTAGCTGATATGTTAGCCATTCTTGTCTTGCGAGCAAAAAATTCTGGGCAATTTAGGGGGCTGGTTCCAAACCTGGTGGACGAGGGGCTCTCTATCCTATAGTACGCGGATGATACAGTCTTATTTCTGGAGGACAATCTAGAGGAGGCTAGGAACCTTAAACTCGTGCTGGGAGCTTTTGAGAAGCTTTCAGGTTTAAAAATTAACTATCACAAAAGCGAACTGTTTTGCTTTGGTGCTGCTAAGAACCGAGGGAATGAGTATAAAGAAATTTTTGGGTGTGTACAGGGAATTTTCCCCCTTAAATACCTAGGAATTCCAATG contains:
- the LOC8077119 gene encoding WAT1-related protein At5g45370 — protein: MGDESNEREGTLLQRCSPHLCSVTAWRAHAGMVLVQLAFSGYHVLTKAVLNAGMNQVVFCVYRDLAALAILAPVAFLRERRLRPPVTPQLVACFALLGFTGLFVNPLLFLVGLRYTNASYAAAFEPSVPVFAFLLAVIAGVEAINIFSKDGILKVIGTVVCVSGALLMALYRGPSLIGLLGGATASPASENVTTIIPAAKWLTSTELEGGVETWFLGALCLIGHCFLVGAYLVMQVSVIKRYPASLSLTAYSYFFATVFMVFTGVVATNGLHEWALTNTEIIAVLYAGIVASCMSYALMTWANKILGPSLVALYNPLQPAFSTVLSTIFLGAPVYAGSIIGGVFIIAGLYLVTWARYNEVQRTTTDDYLDPLLVGHPRITKTQESSFMDP
- the LOC8080462 gene encoding WAT1-related protein At3g45870 isoform X1; translated protein: MGGDRRAAAALQRHWCPSWSVSERWRAHAGMVLVMLAYSGYHVLTKSVLNVGMNQVVFCVYRDLLAFAVLAPVAFLRERRVRPPVTPQLLASFALLGFTGLYGNPLLFLVGLRYTNASYAAAFQPSIPVLTFLLAAIVGVEAINIFTKDGVLKVIGTVVCVSGAILMALYRGSSLIGLTRSMPNAWASTSYPAAPNWLASAVLEHGVETWQLGVLCLVGNCLLVAVYLVIQAPVMKKYPASLSVTAYSYFFATIFMVLTGVSATNGLHEWALTKTEVIAVLYAGIVASCLSYSIMTWANKILGPSLVALYNPLQPAFSTVLSTIFLGDPVYIGSIIGGVSIIVGLYLVIWARYNEEQRAPMDGYLDPLIVDNPRIPKTEEISFI
- the LOC8080462 gene encoding WAT1-related protein At3g45870 isoform X2 produces the protein MGGDRRAAAALQRHWCPSWSVSERWRAHAGMVLVMLAYSGYHVLTKSVLNVGMNQVVFCVYRDLLAFAVLAPVAFLRERLYGNPLLFLVGLRYTNASYAAAFQPSIPVLTFLLAAIVGVEAINIFTKDGVLKVIGTVVCVSGAILMALYRGSSLIGLTRSMPNAWASTSYPAAPNWLASAVLEHGVETWQLGVLCLVGNCLLVAVYLVIQAPVMKKYPASLSVTAYSYFFATIFMVLTGVSATNGLHEWALTKTEVIAVLYAGIVASCLSYSIMTWANKILGPSLVALYNPLQPAFSTVLSTIFLGDPVYIGSIIGGVSIIVGLYLVIWARYNEEQRAPMDGYLDPLIVDNPRIPKTEEISFI